In the Leptospira limi genome, one interval contains:
- a CDS encoding methyl-accepting chemotaxis protein has translation MNEAKIKSLCWRLTIGLELLTAVLAVPTAVLFIVIAGVYSFERSLLVVLGATIALFTSYIVPTIRFLRLKKLLTNTNPDFFQSLSLEEKQKIKLTLLKFPKHNLGYFLTQWSFGIPLAAFVTFQFFTPTLAEYLPYIILPILIYPVLGVSHFFLSELMISEVLITPELKDLPLNADMIPKVGIYARIFFTMSAVFSMTLTALGYLLLAEVTKFVQIQNAEVTLVLMAAFITINIFVLTSLFVKAMRFNTIQMANRYKSLASGDLSESVPIISTDELGHGSISLNSFITSIRKITSVVIEESDKVNSDAKVIATQTQGLTQAMMEQASSSEEMSAGVEEMSASIRSTAFGAKKQNDITKEAKNLVIDMESSIVSIHDLMNLTETETKQMEGETKLGQSALHSTLVAMSDIESSVENTSNVIQVIGEISDKIGLLSLNASIEAARAGDAGRGFAVVASEISKLGEQTLSNTKRILEAVSKASSSTKSGRLAVSNTEKTFTQIGKSVHTTIELIKQSSEMTKQQLELVKHVKENIEKLTMSAMEIEQNTNEQASTSEELAKSIATITEGTEYLNQFVSDIDKLCSALSNKASNLRQTIDFFKI, from the coding sequence ATGAATGAAGCCAAAATCAAATCTTTATGTTGGCGGTTGACAATCGGACTTGAATTACTGACGGCAGTGCTTGCTGTACCAACTGCAGTCTTATTCATTGTCATTGCAGGTGTGTATTCATTTGAAAGATCGCTACTAGTTGTGTTAGGTGCGACCATTGCCCTGTTTACTTCTTATATTGTCCCTACAATTCGTTTCTTAAGACTAAAAAAATTACTCACAAATACCAATCCCGATTTCTTTCAATCTCTATCGCTAGAAGAAAAACAAAAGATCAAATTAACACTTTTAAAATTTCCCAAACATAATTTAGGTTATTTTTTAACTCAATGGAGTTTTGGAATTCCATTGGCTGCTTTTGTCACGTTCCAATTTTTTACTCCAACACTTGCTGAATACCTTCCTTATATAATTTTGCCAATTCTCATCTATCCAGTATTAGGTGTGTCACACTTTTTTCTAAGTGAATTAATGATCTCAGAAGTTTTAATTACACCTGAGTTAAAGGATTTGCCATTAAATGCTGATATGATTCCGAAGGTTGGAATTTATGCACGAATCTTTTTTACAATGTCTGCTGTGTTTAGTATGACACTCACTGCATTAGGGTATCTCCTTCTAGCAGAAGTGACAAAATTTGTACAAATCCAGAATGCCGAAGTGACTTTGGTATTAATGGCAGCATTTATCACCATCAATATATTTGTACTCACTTCTCTCTTTGTAAAAGCAATGAGATTTAATACAATCCAAATGGCAAATCGTTATAAATCGTTGGCAAGTGGGGATTTGAGTGAATCGGTTCCTATCATATCTACGGATGAACTAGGACATGGATCTATTTCTCTCAATTCTTTCATCACCAGTATTCGAAAAATTACATCCGTTGTGATTGAAGAATCTGATAAAGTAAATTCGGATGCGAAGGTCATTGCAACTCAAACGCAAGGATTAACCCAGGCAATGATGGAACAAGCTTCTTCTTCAGAAGAGATGTCAGCCGGTGTTGAGGAGATGTCAGCAAGCATTCGTTCTACGGCTTTTGGAGCCAAAAAGCAGAATGATATTACAAAAGAGGCAAAAAACTTAGTCATCGATATGGAGTCTTCGATTGTATCGATCCATGACCTTATGAACTTAACGGAAACTGAAACCAAACAAATGGAAGGGGAAACGAAGTTAGGACAATCTGCACTTCATTCTACTTTGGTTGCGATGTCAGATATAGAATCGAGTGTTGAAAACACATCAAATGTAATCCAGGTGATTGGTGAAATTTCAGACAAAATTGGTTTATTGTCTCTCAACGCTTCCATTGAAGCTGCAAGAGCAGGGGATGCAGGAAGAGGATTTGCAGTTGTTGCAAGTGAGATTTCCAAATTAGGGGAACAAACTTTATCCAATACAAAAAGAATTTTGGAGGCAGTTTCAAAAGCTTCCTCTTCGACAAAATCTGGTAGACTCGCTGTATCCAATACCGAAAAAACTTTCACTCAAATTGGAAAGTCTGTCCACACCACTATTGAACTCATCAAACAATCGAGTGAGATGACAAAACAACAATTGGAACTTGTGAAACATGTAAAAGAGAATATTGAAAAATTGACAATGTCTGCAATGGAAATTGAACAAAACACAAATGAACAGGCAAGTACCTCAGAAGAGCTTGCGAAAAGTATCGCTACCATCACAGAAGGTACCGAATATTTGAATCAGTTTGTAAGCGACATCGATAAGTTATGTTCGGCGTTGTCCAATAAAGCTTCTAATCTAAGGCAAACGATTGATTTTTTCAAAATCTAA
- a CDS encoding adenylate/guanylate cyclase domain-containing protein: MKQNKILFPIFLMVVVPTLLTTFISFFRFSTTLDRKLSDALFHLLPSHHTFSKDIVIIDIDEQSIAKYADHPELGQWPWKRHIYPTLIGYTKLLTPPKFTMIDIMFTERSDYDDALVVANETLGEISHAANFRNGGIVIPRKGINDVSQKFSVPLVTDIPFPIYENASFPIGQIAETAPMVHVVNVISDSDGILRRFSPLVRWNGMYFPTLALQAFALGGAYKIETKDLNVYLEKEGTERIIPIGKDGLVRAYFYTEEELRNIPRYSAAGIIDSLEKLNSGEVEDPNTLLVPPKLFENKIVLIGTSAAATHDDVVTPHGLFPGVIAQAVFASNLIEGHLLKELPVSYGFLFTILVLFVGVLVLYINQWHLLKNIYPIFAVSFFIGLFYFLYRMDYVFSIYSFVFGFPVSYLLGFAYLTYTEGKEKRKFNHILRNLVDPEVVSVALENMESLKQGGEWEITAFFSDVAGFSSISEELSATDLAKLLNEYLSAMTKVLKANSGTLDKYIGDAIVGIFGAPIQNKEHPKLACKTALEMVKELEGLRKNWNERGDYTPLARAMVFRIGLNCGLAKVGFMGTDSLASYTMMGDTVNLAARLEAAAKDYGVSILVSENIELACRDTFSFRFLDWIRVKGKEAPVKIYSLESFKNQISPVSVKAFEEYDLGFSEYSKRNWEIAIEHFKNVSKILGKEDVSSQMLIKRCQTLFQNPPPVDWDGVYTRTSK; the protein is encoded by the coding sequence ATGAAACAAAATAAAATACTCTTCCCGATTTTTCTAATGGTAGTGGTTCCGACATTACTCACTACCTTCATTTCCTTTTTTCGATTTTCTACGACATTAGATCGTAAATTATCGGATGCATTGTTTCATCTTTTGCCTTCGCATCATACTTTTTCAAAAGACATTGTGATTATCGATATAGATGAACAGAGTATTGCCAAATATGCAGACCATCCTGAGCTTGGGCAGTGGCCTTGGAAACGACATATTTATCCCACTCTCATCGGATACACAAAACTTCTCACTCCGCCTAAATTTACAATGATCGATATCATGTTCACTGAAAGGTCGGATTATGATGATGCATTGGTGGTCGCAAACGAGACTTTGGGGGAGATTTCCCATGCTGCTAATTTCCGAAATGGTGGGATTGTGATTCCTCGAAAGGGTATCAATGACGTTAGCCAAAAATTCAGTGTTCCGTTAGTGACAGATATTCCTTTCCCAATCTATGAGAATGCTTCCTTTCCCATTGGTCAAATTGCAGAAACAGCTCCCATGGTCCATGTGGTGAATGTGATTTCTGATAGTGATGGAATTTTAAGGAGATTTTCTCCCCTTGTTCGTTGGAATGGAATGTACTTCCCCACATTGGCTTTGCAAGCGTTTGCATTAGGTGGTGCCTACAAAATAGAAACAAAAGATTTGAATGTATACTTGGAAAAAGAAGGAACAGAACGGATCATTCCCATTGGCAAAGATGGTCTTGTAAGGGCGTATTTTTATACAGAAGAAGAATTGAGAAATATTCCTAGGTATTCAGCAGCTGGAATCATTGACTCCTTAGAAAAGTTAAACTCTGGTGAGGTGGAAGATCCAAACACACTCCTTGTACCACCCAAACTCTTTGAAAATAAAATTGTCCTCATTGGTACATCAGCTGCTGCCACTCACGATGATGTGGTTACACCCCATGGTTTATTTCCTGGTGTGATTGCACAGGCTGTGTTTGCTTCGAATTTAATAGAAGGGCATTTATTAAAAGAATTACCCGTTTCATATGGGTTTCTGTTTACAATCTTAGTTCTTTTTGTTGGTGTACTTGTTTTATACATTAACCAATGGCATTTATTGAAAAATATTTATCCAATATTTGCAGTTTCGTTCTTTATCGGATTGTTTTATTTCCTTTACCGGATGGATTATGTTTTCTCTATTTATTCATTTGTGTTTGGATTTCCAGTTTCTTACCTACTTGGATTTGCCTATTTAACTTACACAGAAGGAAAGGAAAAAAGAAAATTCAATCACATCTTACGGAACTTAGTCGATCCAGAAGTGGTAAGTGTTGCTCTCGAGAATATGGAATCCTTAAAACAAGGAGGAGAGTGGGAAATCACTGCATTTTTTTCAGACGTAGCAGGTTTTTCATCCATCAGTGAAGAGTTAAGTGCTACTGACCTTGCCAAATTATTAAATGAATACCTTTCCGCTATGACCAAAGTTTTAAAAGCCAATTCGGGAACTTTGGATAAATACATTGGAGATGCAATTGTTGGTATCTTCGGTGCCCCCATCCAAAACAAGGAACATCCAAAACTTGCTTGTAAGACAGCTCTTGAGATGGTGAAAGAGTTGGAAGGTTTGAGAAAAAATTGGAATGAAAGAGGTGATTACACACCACTTGCACGAGCTATGGTCTTTCGAATCGGCCTTAATTGTGGTTTAGCTAAGGTTGGATTTATGGGAACAGATAGTTTAGCATCCTATACAATGATGGGTGATACTGTTAACTTAGCTGCGAGGTTAGAAGCTGCGGCCAAAGATTATGGTGTCTCAATTTTAGTTTCCGAAAACATTGAGTTAGCTTGTAGGGATACATTTTCCTTTCGATTTTTAGATTGGATCCGTGTGAAGGGAAAAGAAGCACCAGTGAAAATCTATAGTTTAGAATCATTTAAAAATCAGATTTCCCCTGTCTCTGTAAAAGCATTCGAAGAGTATGATTTAGGTTTTTCCGAATACTCAAAGCGAAATTGGGAAATTGCCATCGAACATTTTAAGAATGTTTCTAAAATATTAGGAAAAGAAGATGTTAGTAGCCAAATGCTCATCAAACGTTGCCAAACTCTATTCCAAAACCCACCACCTGTCGACTGGGATGGCGTTTATACTCGTACGTCAAAATAA
- the omp85 gene encoding Omp85 family outer membrane protein, which translates to MFVIVCLGLTLGLQGQEAIPEPGCIKDPPPKNLPFPMDVSKQLCKKDIEDKKDGWYPTGLPLINSDPNEGIGYGARAYIYNNGPKTDALFHYTPYRMRLFAQYFNTNKNAQYHQISLDMPFIADTQWRLRADAFLTITPTTLYFGIGESSMRSLSYLERNQPYNRQVNNASFIDQETNLTYYRPGTSSDPFSIGGKTFSGIQQMPGYVVTDRMYNRYTIETPMATVSGERSFVGGTVRLVSGLKFSNNIIRTYDGKMVRGVDPTLDQLAADVPNGKTRLTEDYEGKKIIGYQGGYVNALRLGIVYDTRDFEPDPNSGIFAEVTYEKNSKAMGSDFQFQKYFAQTKMFWSPFPKLVDKLVVANRFGLGVTEGNAPFFEYRNMWGTEGLIGGLGGLRTLRGFKQDRFVGRAMGWGNSEIRWKFAEAKLGSEFFAFNIVPFFDYGRVWDDEHKINLKNYFYSKGIGLRIAWNQATIIMIDYAKSREDEQLFVNFSHVF; encoded by the coding sequence GTGTTCGTTATTGTCTGTTTGGGACTCACTCTTGGTCTCCAAGGACAAGAAGCCATTCCTGAACCCGGGTGTATCAAAGACCCACCTCCTAAAAATCTTCCCTTTCCAATGGATGTCTCCAAACAACTTTGCAAAAAAGACATTGAAGACAAAAAGGATGGATGGTATCCAACAGGTTTACCTCTCATCAACTCCGATCCAAATGAAGGCATCGGTTATGGTGCAAGAGCTTATATCTATAATAATGGACCAAAAACTGATGCGCTCTTTCATTACACACCTTACCGAATGCGACTCTTCGCACAGTATTTTAATACGAATAAAAATGCACAGTATCACCAAATTAGTTTGGATATGCCATTTATCGCTGACACACAATGGAGGTTACGTGCAGATGCATTTTTAACCATTACTCCAACTACCTTGTACTTTGGTATAGGTGAGTCGAGTATGAGGTCTTTATCCTATTTAGAACGAAACCAACCTTACAATCGTCAGGTGAATAATGCCAGCTTCATCGACCAAGAAACAAATTTGACTTATTATCGGCCCGGAACTAGTTCGGATCCTTTTTCTATTGGTGGAAAAACGTTTTCCGGCATCCAACAAATGCCAGGTTATGTGGTGACTGACAGAATGTACAACCGTTATACGATTGAGACTCCAATGGCAACTGTCAGTGGAGAAAGATCATTCGTTGGTGGAACGGTTCGATTGGTATCAGGATTAAAATTCTCAAATAATATCATTCGAACTTATGATGGGAAAATGGTACGAGGTGTAGATCCTACGTTAGACCAATTGGCAGCAGATGTTCCCAATGGAAAAACAAGACTCACAGAGGACTACGAAGGGAAAAAAATAATCGGTTACCAAGGTGGGTATGTAAACGCATTACGTCTGGGAATCGTATATGATACTCGTGATTTTGAACCAGATCCTAATTCTGGAATATTTGCAGAAGTAACGTATGAAAAAAATAGCAAAGCGATGGGATCTGACTTTCAGTTCCAAAAGTATTTTGCTCAAACAAAAATGTTTTGGAGCCCCTTCCCTAAGTTAGTTGATAAATTGGTTGTAGCAAATCGGTTTGGACTTGGTGTTACAGAAGGAAATGCTCCGTTTTTTGAATATAGAAATATGTGGGGAACAGAAGGTCTAATCGGTGGACTTGGTGGACTTCGTACATTACGTGGATTCAAACAAGATCGTTTTGTTGGGCGTGCGATGGGATGGGGGAATTCAGAAATTCGATGGAAATTTGCAGAAGCTAAATTAGGATCAGAGTTTTTTGCCTTTAATATCGTACCGTTTTTTGACTATGGAAGGGTTTGGGATGATGAACATAAAATTAATTTAAAAAATTATTTTTATTCCAAAGGGATTGGTTTACGTATTGCTTGGAACCAAGCAACTATCATTATGATTGATTATGCCAAATCAAGAGAAGACGAACAATTATTTGTCAACTTTAGTCACGTCTTTTAG
- a CDS encoding HIT family protein, protein MNCPICQAHKNPEEILFENESWILRKANQNLDGYLYLELKGHGESWSGLSLEQLEAYGRALHKGIEIIGSFHPEKVYMTAIAERVPHLHVHLIPRFQGQTPGIDHIAQATGPGFPKPM, encoded by the coding sequence ATGAACTGTCCAATCTGCCAAGCCCATAAAAATCCTGAGGAGATCCTGTTCGAAAATGAATCCTGGATCTTACGAAAAGCCAACCAAAACCTCGATGGGTATCTATATTTAGAATTAAAAGGCCATGGAGAATCTTGGAGTGGACTCAGTTTAGAGCAGTTGGAAGCTTATGGTCGGGCTCTTCACAAAGGAATCGAGATCATAGGTTCGTTTCATCCAGAGAAAGTCTATATGACTGCCATTGCAGAAAGAGTTCCTCATTTGCATGTCCACTTGATCCCTCGTTTCCAAGGCCAAACACCAGGAATTGACCACATCGCACAGGCAACAGGGCCTGGATTTCCGAAACCAATGTAA
- a CDS encoding M48 family metalloprotease: MKSNTFFYLFLVASVSLLAKGNVYVQSNKAKLLSQPKLNAEGSLLKIGEVLTPITEQGLFVQVRVEEKTGWVSKLFVSPLPPGTQMKLGITSNSSEAVVARQRASDFTKTAAARGLSETQKMRVRGEGELYDFESLRWLESVPLTLEETTPKEEKKLGITASSNFFTFSSNPGLPVLGETKAEVKMGRSLAARLLKKYNLVRDLEFTRYLNSIASKLGSVSSRNDLEFRVGIIDSQEVNAFSCPGGYLFITTGTLKKIQTEAELAGIIAHEMGHVILFHNGEFKESNVFVDILSGLLSPPGSEVVNTAMATAITEMEKQFFETGRDAKVELEADEAAVGLVSQVGYSPLGLSSYLNTMAKSEGTDLLKKTHPETNLRIAKLVFIESSVSMEGSPVIIDHWSDYKKRLTTNETK; the protein is encoded by the coding sequence ATGAAGTCGAACACTTTCTTCTATTTATTTCTTGTTGCTAGTGTTTCATTACTCGCTAAAGGAAATGTTTATGTGCAAAGCAACAAAGCCAAGTTACTTTCACAACCTAAGTTAAATGCGGAAGGAAGTCTTTTAAAAATAGGAGAAGTACTAACTCCTATCACCGAACAAGGACTTTTTGTACAAGTCCGAGTTGAAGAGAAAACAGGTTGGGTATCGAAACTTTTTGTATCTCCACTCCCACCTGGAACCCAAATGAAATTAGGGATCACTTCGAATTCATCGGAAGCCGTTGTGGCAAGACAACGTGCCTCTGATTTTACGAAGACAGCTGCTGCTAGAGGCCTTTCCGAAACACAAAAAATGAGAGTACGTGGAGAAGGGGAATTGTATGATTTTGAATCATTACGTTGGCTCGAGTCCGTACCATTGACCTTGGAAGAGACTACTCCAAAAGAAGAAAAAAAATTAGGTATCACCGCAAGTTCGAACTTTTTTACATTCTCATCGAATCCTGGGTTACCTGTACTTGGAGAAACAAAAGCGGAAGTGAAGATGGGCCGTTCGCTTGCAGCAAGACTTTTAAAAAAATACAATTTAGTTCGTGATTTAGAATTCACGAGGTATCTCAATTCCATAGCATCAAAGTTAGGTTCTGTTTCTTCTCGTAACGATTTGGAATTTCGTGTAGGGATCATTGATTCACAAGAGGTAAATGCATTTTCTTGTCCAGGTGGTTATTTATTTATTACCACAGGTACTTTAAAAAAAATCCAAACGGAAGCTGAGTTAGCCGGTATCATTGCGCATGAAATGGGCCATGTGATTTTATTTCACAACGGTGAATTCAAAGAATCAAATGTGTTTGTTGATATCCTTTCAGGATTGTTATCTCCTCCAGGTAGTGAGGTTGTCAATACAGCGATGGCAACTGCAATCACCGAAATGGAAAAACAATTTTTTGAGACAGGCCGAGATGCTAAAGTGGAGTTAGAAGCGGATGAAGCAGCAGTTGGTCTTGTTTCTCAAGTGGGGTATTCACCACTTGGTTTGTCTAGTTATCTGAATACAATGGCAAAATCAGAAGGAACAGATCTTTTGAAAAAAACACATCCTGAAACAAATCTAAGGATCGCAAAACTAGTGTTCATTGAATCTTCGGTGTCTATGGAAGGATCTCCTGTCATCATTGACCATTGGAGTGATTATAAAAAACGATTAACAACAAATGAAACAAAATAA
- a CDS encoding OmpP1/FadL family transporter, translating to MQLKKYLFLTIFFFPISLFASEPFNNIQGFYGERAAGLAGAFTAIADDPSGAYYNPAGLGFTHNDGISISASNFKDVKRSYINIDTPGQRYNQTHQGFDPNFIGLLKNFDRWKFAFSIVNTYNYSYNRVDQVNYPLVSPSINSTRNYTKERYNQLLVGPSLAYLLNDKLSLGATLYYMNDTKEVSRTQFQQFSDLSYVLRSYVDNRRTSGLMPVLGIQYQPNPKLSLGFSYRRIFVTGGDRLYNEVYVDSTRRPGSSAVDFIEGTGGGASSIEQGVLTQKPKLVTSIPQTQEMRFGVAFFPTARFLASFDMIHTSGYKVRRNQDEISTIGRRVTYTINDTEVRELTRYSTTNFAAGMEYYLADTFSVLGGIYTNEPNTKPISWTESAVDLYLQNTFGNQVAATSGDASVIYKVARSGTNPRNEYSRNKGFSLGFSWVTSKSSVSVTYIRELGYGNSRIDPNSLAQSFEYTAQSIYIMVSSRN from the coding sequence ATGCAACTAAAAAAGTATTTATTCTTAACCATTTTCTTTTTTCCGATTTCACTCTTTGCGTCAGAACCATTTAACAACATACAAGGGTTTTACGGGGAAAGAGCGGCGGGACTTGCAGGAGCTTTTACTGCCATCGCTGACGATCCATCGGGAGCCTATTACAATCCTGCAGGACTTGGGTTTACTCATAATGATGGGATATCTATCTCTGCTAGTAATTTTAAAGATGTCAAACGTAGTTATATCAATATAGACACACCAGGCCAAAGATACAACCAAACCCACCAAGGATTTGATCCCAATTTCATTGGCCTACTCAAAAACTTTGATCGATGGAAGTTTGCCTTTTCGATTGTGAATACATATAACTATTCCTACAATCGCGTGGATCAAGTGAACTACCCTCTTGTTTCTCCTTCCATCAATTCCACTCGGAATTATACAAAAGAACGTTATAACCAACTCTTAGTTGGTCCCAGTTTAGCATACCTACTCAATGATAAGCTATCTCTTGGTGCCACTCTTTATTACATGAATGATACGAAAGAAGTATCGAGAACCCAATTCCAACAATTTTCAGATCTTAGTTATGTGTTGCGCTCTTATGTAGACAATCGTCGCACATCTGGACTTATGCCAGTTCTCGGAATCCAATACCAACCAAATCCCAAACTATCCTTAGGATTTAGTTATCGTCGTATTTTTGTGACTGGTGGGGATCGTTTGTACAATGAAGTTTATGTAGATTCTACACGTAGACCTGGTTCCTCTGCTGTTGACTTCATTGAAGGGACAGGGGGGGGTGCCTCTTCCATTGAACAAGGAGTCTTAACACAAAAACCAAAACTTGTCACCTCCATTCCGCAAACGCAAGAAATGCGATTTGGTGTGGCTTTTTTCCCGACAGCAAGATTTTTAGCTTCCTTTGATATGATTCACACTTCTGGTTATAAAGTCAGAAGGAACCAAGATGAAATTAGCACTATAGGTCGGCGTGTCACATATACAATCAATGATACAGAGGTAAGAGAACTAACTCGATATTCCACAACGAATTTTGCAGCTGGAATGGAATACTATTTGGCTGACACATTCTCTGTATTAGGTGGAATTTATACGAACGAACCCAATACAAAACCAATCTCATGGACAGAATCAGCTGTTGATTTATACCTACAAAATACGTTTGGTAACCAAGTCGCTGCAACTTCTGGCGATGCGAGTGTGATTTACAAAGTGGCTCGCTCAGGAACAAATCCTCGAAATGAATATTCTAGGAACAAAGGTTTTAGTTTGGGTTTTTCATGGGTAACTTCCAAATCATCAGTTTCGGTTACCTACATCCGTGAATTGGGGTATGGAAATTCTAGGATTGACCCAAACTCATTGGCCCAATCCTTCGAATATACTGCCCAGTCTATTTACATCATGGTCAGTTCCAGGAACTGA